The following nucleotide sequence is from Wenzhouxiangella sp. XN24.
CCGAACTCGGCGCGGAAGCTGACCTCTTTCGCGCCCACGATGGGGCCGATCGCCGCGCGCCATTCCCGCACCAGCTCGGCGCTGGTCACGTCGATGAGGCGCTCCTCGGGCGGCACGATCTCGAACAACACGCGGCCCAGGTCGGTACGCGGGTTGGACCCGCCGCCGGTCGAGCCGACGGAGGAGAGGATGCCTTTCACGACGCTCGCGCCGGACTCAGGCTCCCGGTATTGTTCACGCAGGTTCTCCGCCTCTGCGTTGATCCGCCGGATCGCATCCGCCGTGACCTCGAAAGGCGTGCCGGGCGGCATGATCACCGTCGCCGAAGCGGTCTCCGCCTGGATCCGCGGGAAGAACACGAAGCGCAGGTGCCCCCCGATCGCGATGCTGAAGAGGATGATCGCCACGGCGACGAACACCGTGCCGGCGAGATAGCGATTGCGCAACGAGGCACGCAACACCGGCGAGTACAGGGCCTGCGTGCCGCGTTCCAGGCCCCGCTGCACCCTGGCCTGGAGCCGGCTGAGAGCGTTCTCGCTCGTCGCGCCGCGCACCCGCACATGCTTGAGATGGGCGGGCAGGATGAGCTTGGATTCGACCAGCGAGAACAGCAGCACGGGAATGACGATCAGCGGGATCTGGGCGAACAGCTGTCCCCGCACGCCCTCGATCATGAGCAACGGCGAGAACGCCACGACCGTCGTCAGGATGCCGAAGGTCACCGGCACCGCGATTTCCTGGGTGCCCCGGATCGACGCTTCCAGGGGATCCTCCCCTTTCTGCAGGCGACTGAATATGTTCTCCCCGGTCACGATCGCGTCATCCACGACGATACCCAGCACCAGGATGAAGGCGAACAGGCTGATCAGGTTGATGGTGACGCCGAACACCGGCATCAGGGCAATACCGCCCATGAAAGCCACCGGAATGCCCACGACGACCCAGAACGCCACCGCCGGACGCAGGAACAATGTCAGCAGCACGAGAATCAGCAGGCCGCCCTGCAGGGCGCTCTTGGTCAGGGTGTTGAGGCGCGCCTGCACGACACGCGACTGGTCGCGCCAGTAGTCCAGCGTCACGCCGGGCGGCACCCAGTCCGGCGGCGAGGCGAGGTAATCGCGGACCTCCCGGGCCACGTCGAGCGCGCTCTGTTCACCCACCCGGTAGACATCGATGAACGCCGCCGAGCGGCCGTTGTAGCGAAATTCCAGCGGGTCTTCGCTGAAGCCGTCCCGGACCACGCCGAGGTCCTTCACCGTCAGCCGGGCGCCCCCGGCGCCGCGCACGACGATGTCCTCGAACTCGCTGCCGATGCGCGCCTGGCCCTGCGTCCTGATCAGCACCTCGCCCGCGGTGGTGCGGACGGAACCCGCCGCCAGGTCGAGCGAATTGCGCCGGATCGCCGTGGCGACCTGCTCCAGGGTGAGACCGTACTGGCGCAGCGTCTGCTCGGAGATCTCGATCGAGATCTCGTAAGGCCGCACGCCATCCAGCTCCACCTGGGTGATCTGCTCGAGATCGACAAGATCGTCGCGCACCCGCTCGGCCACGAGACGCAGCTCTTGTTCCGGCAGGTCGCCCGAGATGATCACCGTGATCACGTCCCGCCGGATTTCGGGCACGTAGACCACGGGGCGCTCGCTGTCCGCCGGGAACGTCGAGATCGCATCGACCCGCGCCTTGACGTCGTTCATCAGCTCGCGCGGGTCATGCCCGGAATCGACCTCGACGACCACGCGACCGGAATTCTCCACCGCGGTCGAGCGGAGGCGCTTGATGCCGTCGAGATCCTGGATGGCCTCCTCGATCTTGATGGTGATGCCTTCCTCGACTTCCGTCGGCGTGGCGCCGGGAAAGGGGACATTGACCACCACCGAGCGCAGCTCGAAGGCCGGAAAGACCTCCAGCGGAATCTTGGCCACCAGCGACCAGGCGCCCACCCCGAGGATGGTCGCCATCAGCAGGTTGGCCGCGACGTGGTTGCGAGCGAACCAGCCGATCAAACCCTTCACTGCGAACGACCCTCGGCCACCTGGTCGACATCCGGCCGACGGCGCGGCGCGGGCGGCACGCCGTCGATCGTCGCCGCGACCAGTGTCCCGCTGGCGGCCACCGCGAGCGGCGTGACGTTGATCACGTCGCCGGCCTCCAGTCCTCGCGTGACGATCGCGTACTCGCCATCGGTCCAGGCCACCGAGACGGGGCGCCGCTCCAGCCGGCTGTCCGCATCGACGATCAGCACGTCCCCGCTGTCACGCACCGCGCCACGGGGCAGGACGAATGCGTCCGCCAGGGTGCGGCCCTGGATCTCCACCTCGACGAACTGCCCGATCCGCAGCGGCGGCTGGCCGTCTGCAACGCGCTCGTAGGGATCGTCCACCTGCGCCACCACGAAGAGCTGGCGGGTACTGGTGTCGATCGCACCCTCGGCCCGGACGACGCGGCCGCTCCACTGCCACAGCTGCCGTCCGATGTCGGCTTTGACGACCACCTCGGGCCCGGCCGTGCCGCGCTGGGCCGTCTCGCCGCGAAAACGCTCCGGCAGATCGACGAATTCCAGCTGGCGGTCCGTCAGCGGGAGGCGGATCTCGACGTAATCGGTGGCGTACACGCGGGCAAGCAGGGTGCCGGTGGAGACGAACTGGCCGACGTCGACGTTTTTCTCCAGCACCTGGCCGTCATAGGGCGCGCGGATGCGGGTCCGCTCCAGGTCGAAACGCGCACGCTCAAGTTGGGACTCGGCCGACAACAGGGTGGCTCGCGCCGCCGCGATCTGCGGCTTGCGCAGGCCCAGTTCAGGCGCTTCCTTGCCCAGCATGCGCCAGTCGCCTTCCACGACCTTGGCCTGAGCGAGCTCCTGTTCCAGGGCCGATTGAGCCTGTGCGACCTGTGCCTCGGCGCTCGCGATGGCGAGTTCGTAGTCGCGGGGGTCCAGCGTCACGAGAATGTCGCCCGCCTCGAAGAACCCCCCTTCCCGGAACGTGGGTGAGATCGCGACGATCTGGCCCGACACCTGCGGGATCAGGGTGCTCTCCGTACGCGGCTCGACGGTACCCTCGCTGTGCACGACGACACGGTAATCCTGCGGCGCGACACGAATCGCGTCGATGGAGACGGGAACCTGCGGCGGCGTGAACTGGGGTGCGTCCGGCCGCTGGGAAACGATGTAGCGTCCCCCGGCGATGGCCAGCGCAAGCACCAGGAGGGGAAGGGTCCATTTGAGGAGCTTGTTGAACATATCTCGCTGCCGTGATCAGGGACGGAAAGAAAGTGGTCGAGCGTGTCATCGCGCCGGGCGACGATTCTAACTGCAATACGACCCGCGACTGCTATGCTGAGTTAAGGCAAGGAATCACGCGGAGGGTTCCATGGCCAGTTCGAGGATGGAACCTTGCTTGCAGGGATTCTGGGTCGGCCGCGCCAACTGCCGACTCTGCGCCCGGGCGACCCGCATGCCCTTCAAGCTGCTCGAGGAAAAAGAATTCGGCAGCGACCTGCTCGAAGTCGAAAGCTACGCCGTGCCACGTGATTTTCCGCTTGTCGCGGCCGGCGATTCAGCGGATGCCGTTCTTGCCATCCGCGAGGGATTCGTCAAGGTCTGGCAAAAGGATTCGGCCGGCGCGGTGAGGATCGTCCGCCTGTTGCGGGCCGGCGACATGCTCGGACTGGAAGGCCTGCTCGATGATCGCTATGACGGCAACGCGACGACATTGAGCGCGGTGAAACTCTGCCATATTCCACGCAGCGTGCTGTTTCGCCTGGAACACAAAGAAGCGGCGCTCTATCGGGAGATCGAACGGCGCTGGTACGACCAGCTCCGGCGCAGCGATCTGTTCCTGCTGACCGTCGCCCGCGGCCCGTCACGCCAGCGGGTCATCAGCCTGTTGCGCTACCTCGCTGCATTCGCCGCCCCGGCACCTTGCCCGCATGTGAGCCGGGGCGACATGGCCGCGATGCTCGACATCGCGAGCGAGACTGCAGCGCGCGTGGTGGCCGGCCTGAAGCAGGCCGGCCTGCTCGAGGAAACGCCGGAGCACCTGCTTTTTGATCCGGAAAAGCTCTCGGGCCCGATCAGTAAATTAATGTGACGCCCGTCACATTCTTTCCTGCTTCTCAGCCCACCGACTGACCGCCGTCAGTTTTCCGCCGCCCGTCTGACGGCGACGCCCTAGCCTCAGGTCATGCGAACCCGGCGGAAGGCCGGCAGGGCTGCCGGCCCCGGGGGAGCAACGGAGGGCGAATCATGAAACGCTCAATATTGTCGCTCGTCACGGCGGTCTCTGCCGTGCTCAGCATCCAGGCCGCCATGGCCCAGACATTTGATGGCGACGTCCTGGAATTCTCGCCGGCCGAGGGCCCCAGCGTGGTCTCGGACGGTGCATCCACCAACAAGGTCAAGATCCTGCGCACACCGGACGGCACGCTCTTCGCGATCTACGGTGACACCCAGGACGTCGGCATGATGGCCTGGAACGCCAAAGCCGGCGCAACGCAACTGCCCACTGACATCGTCATCAAGTATTCGATCGACGACGGCGTCACCTGGAGCGAGCCGCTGAACATCGACAACACAGCAGCGCTCTCCTCCGCCAGGGGCATCCTGGTGCAGGAAGGCCCGCCGATGCTCGATCCGCTGACGGGGACTCCAGACCTGGTGAACGACCCGAACGCCGTGGACTATCCAGGCGACTCGGACAAGCCGAACCATCGGAACATCGGCAACTACCTCTTCATATCTTTCAACAGCAAGTACTGCCCGGCGGATGAAACACGCTTCCCCGGCGAAACACAGCGCTTCGTCACCTACACGGAGCTCTTCGGGGTCACCGTGCCCTACAGCTGCCAGTACGCCTCTCGACTGGTGTGGAATCCCAGCACCAAGGCATTCAACACCTATGAAGCCTGGGGCGGGCTTCCTTACAAGACCGAGCGGCTGACCAGCGGCATGCGCGACGCCAAGCAGGACGCCAACCGCGGCAACAAGTTCGCGCATGTCGTCAACTGGCAGGAAGACCCGCTGGGCCTGAAACTCGGTGAAGCCGAGGGTCCGGGCAGCGGAGCCTCCGGCGCCAATGTCAACAATGGCACGGACATCTGGTACAGCTACCTCGACCTGCTCAACGCGGCCGGTACGGGCGTGGACCCGGCGAAGTTCGTCAATGGCTCCTACACCGCTCCGGTGCGCATCTCGCGCAACATCTTCGCCGCACAGTCGCTCGAGGGGCGCGACATCGAGACGCACCCGCCGGGTGACTATGACCGCGGTAACGTCGGCGCTTCCCGGCCCAACATCGGCCAGATCGACGACACCGTGGTCATCGCCTATGAGGAGACCAAGGGCACGCAGGGCTGGGAGGACGGCAAGTACGTCCGCTACCATGCCTTCCGTTTCGACACGCCTCCCGCAGGCGGCGAGCACGGCTGCATCATCAGCGACCCCTGGGAGAATGCCCGCCGGGTCCGTTTCCTGACGCAGTCCGCGTCCCAGGAAGTGCCGCTGCTGTTCATCTACAAGCAGGGCGACTTCACCCAGGGCGGCGCGTCCGACATCATGCTGCGCCGCGCGGTCGGCGGCTTCATGCCGGAAAACCTGCAGCCTGCGGTGGACGTCGAGAACTGCCGCGTCAGCATCATGGATGACCTCGACCCGCTGTACATGACCGTGAACGCCCCGGCCATGAACTTCAGCGGCACGCGCGCCATCGGCGGCGTCCCGGGCACCGGCCAGATGGGCGAGTCCATCGACACCGGCGCAAACATGCAGGAGAACGCGCTGGCGCATCGCGGAATGATGCGCGGTAGCGACATCCTGGTCGGCTTCAGCTACGTGCCCGACCTGGCACGGTTCCAGATCCTCGACACCGAGGCGCCGTACAACTTCATGGTACGTCGCTCGACTGACGGTGGAGCCACCTGGACGGACGCAGTCAATCTCACCCCGCTGGTGACGGCGGAATCCGGCTACACAGTGAAAGAGCCACGCATCGTGCCGACACCCGGCAGCGGGCCGAACTGTGCAACCGATCCCACCGACTGCCAGGACCCGAACGTGATCTACGTGGCATACGGCTTGCAGAGCAACGTCCTGGAGTACCAGGAAGCCGGCGACTTCGACATCTACATGGCGGTCACCTTTGACGGCGGGGCGAGCTTCTCGGCGCCGAAGGCCATCACGGGCGGCGACGCACTGTTCGGCGTCACCGACGAGTTCGAGGACTTCGAGACGCAGATCAAGCTGCGGCCCGATGGGCGGGCGAGCTATACGGTCTGGTCCGGTAACGACGGTACCGCCAAGCACGCCATGTTCCGCAGCGGCCTGGTCCGCGGCGATACGCGGGCGGTCGAGACCACCCTCAGCGGCAAGCAGTCGCAGTTGACGGTGATCCCGGACGAGCAGTCCGAAGCCTTGCTGGTCGACCCGATCTGGAAGTCCCCGAGCGACTACCCGGTGCAGCTGGAAGGCTACAACCTCCCGTACGGCGTGCTGGAGTTCACGGTCGAGCGCGTCGACCTTGGCGGGCAGATCGAAGTGACCTTGACCTTCCCCGACCCGCTGCCGGAAGGCACGAGCTACTGGAAGTTCGGCCCCACGCATGAAGACGGGACGGAGCACTGGTACAGCGTCCCGGCCACCATCGACGGCAACACGATCACCTACGTGCTGACCGATGGCGAGAACGGGGACGACGACCTGGTAGTGAACGGGATCATCGTCGATCCAGGCGCCCCGGCCGTCTACAACCCGCCGCCCGTCGTCACGCCCACGCCGGTATCGAGTTCCGGCGGTGGCGGCGCCTTTGGCGCAGGCAACCCGGTCGATCCCGCCCTGCTGGCACTCGCACTTCTCGGCTTGCTGCAAATCGCACGCCGGCGGAGGATGCTGCTGAGCTGAGTCCATCCCTCCGGGCTTGGTCTGCGGCAGTGAGGGGCGCCCCGCGGGGGGCGCCCCTTTTTCATGCTCATCCGTTCCAGCGGACGGCGCGAAAACATGGTTGAATAGTTTGCCCGACCGCCAGAGTCCCAGGCCCGCCCCTCATGCGCGACACGCTGCCACTCCTGCTGGACACCGACTTTCCCGCGATCCGCCGCGACCGGCTCGACACGCTGCAGATGAACCTGGGCTACCTGTGCAACCTGGCCTGCCTGCATTGCCATGTCGCGGCAGGGCCGACGCGCAAGGAACTCATGGATCGCGAGACCATGGAGATCGCGCTCGAGGTCATCGCCCGGCATGACATCGGCACGCTGGATCTGACCGGCGGCTCCCCGGAGATGAATCCCCATTTCCGCTGGCTGGTGGAGACCGCCACGAGCCGCGGCGTCCACGTCATGGATCGGCTCAACCCCACGATCATGCGCGAACCCGGCTACGAATGGGTCGGCAAATTCCTCGCCCGGCACGGTGTCGAAGCCATCGCTTCCCTGCCGTGCTACTCGAAAGAGAATGTCGATGCACAACGGGGCAACGGGGTGTTCGAGGCCTCCATCGCGGCGCTGCAGGAACTGAACCGGCTCGGCTACGGCGAGGCGGACAGTGGGCTGACTCTGAACCTCGTGTACAACCCCGTCGGGGCTTCGCTGCCGCCGCCGCAGGCGGCCCTCGAGGAAGACTACAAGCGCCTGTTGCATGAGGAGTTCGGCATCGTCTTCAACGCGCTGTTCACGATCACCAACATGCCGATCAAGCGCTTCGGCGCGGTGCTGCTCGCCAAGGGCCAGTACGACGGCTACATGGAGACGCTGCGCAACGCCTACCGCGCGGCCAACCTGAAGAACGTGATGTGCCGCAACCTGGTCAGCGTCGATTACCAGGGGTTTCTCTACGACTGCGACTTCAACCAGATGCTCGGCCTGCCGCTCGGCGGGAGCGAGCAGCGGCCGCATCTGCGGCAACTGCTGGAGTCGGGGGACGTGCCGCGCCGCATTGCCGTCGGCGGCCATTGCTACGGCTGCACGGCCGGGCAGGGCTCGAGCTGCGGCGGCGCCCTCGGCTGAGTCGATCGAGGCGGCGGCGAGGCGTCGAAACCGCCATGAGCGAAACCCGGGCCACGAAAAAGGGCTGCGATCCGGCAGACCGCAGCCCCCTGGTACACGCCCTGCGGCGTCGCGAACCTAGAAGTAGTACCCGATGTTGATGTTGAAGCGGGAACGCCACTTGCCGGCCGAACCGCCGTCGAGCCCGATGCCGTCGCCGCCCGCGAACCACATGTTGCGGCCCGCGATCCAGTCGAAGTAGGCGTACACGCCGCCGGCGGACACCGCGCAGCCCGTGACGTTCTGGACGGACTCTGCAGAGTTGTCCACCCGCGGGTCGATGTAGGTCAGGTTGTTGTAGCAGTTGAGCCCCGTGATCGGACCCCAGTCCACGGTGAAGGCCCGCGCCACGTTCGCCGTCCAGACCTCGCCCTTGGCGGCCATCAGGAAGGGGAAGCCGAAAG
It contains:
- a CDS encoding efflux RND transporter permease subunit — translated: MKGLIGWFARNHVAANLLMATILGVGAWSLVAKIPLEVFPAFELRSVVVNVPFPGATPTEVEEGITIKIEEAIQDLDGIKRLRSTAVENSGRVVVEVDSGHDPRELMNDVKARVDAISTFPADSERPVVYVPEIRRDVITVIISGDLPEQELRLVAERVRDDLVDLEQITQVELDGVRPYEISIEISEQTLRQYGLTLEQVATAIRRNSLDLAAGSVRTTAGEVLIRTQGQARIGSEFEDIVVRGAGGARLTVKDLGVVRDGFSEDPLEFRYNGRSAAFIDVYRVGEQSALDVAREVRDYLASPPDWVPPGVTLDYWRDQSRVVQARLNTLTKSALQGGLLILVLLTLFLRPAVAFWVVVGIPVAFMGGIALMPVFGVTINLISLFAFILVLGIVVDDAIVTGENIFSRLQKGEDPLEASIRGTQEIAVPVTFGILTTVVAFSPLLMIEGVRGQLFAQIPLIVIPVLLFSLVESKLILPAHLKHVRVRGATSENALSRLQARVQRGLERGTQALYSPVLRASLRNRYLAGTVFVAVAIILFSIAIGGHLRFVFFPRIQAETASATVIMPPGTPFEVTADAIRRINAEAENLREQYREPESGASVVKGILSSVGSTGGGSNPRTDLGRVLFEIVPPEERLIDVTSAELVREWRAAIGPIVGAKEVSFRAEFGGGGSPLDVEIAGQDFAALRALAAQVRERLETYPGVFDITDSFEEGKQEIKLELRPEAELLGITLDDLARQVRHAFFGFEAQRVQRGREEVRVYVRYPEAERRSLNNLATMRIRTPDGAEVPFGEVAEAEYGRGFAEIQRVDRNRTINVVADVNKEVADIEAIKRDLREFLSGAVPAYPGVSFSLEGEAREQRESFGSLGYGLLFVLFAIYALLAIPFRSYLQPLIVMSVIPFGAAGAMLGHMIMGMNLTIFSLMGMLALTGVVVNDSLVLVDYINRRRREGMALMEAVSTAGIARLRPVLLTSLTTFAGLTPLIFEKSTQAQFLIPMAVSLGFGILFATFITLLLVPLNYLVLEDLRRLGRRLTGRGGDGETASAGDGLPASR
- a CDS encoding efflux RND transporter periplasmic adaptor subunit → MFNKLLKWTLPLLVLALAIAGGRYIVSQRPDAPQFTPPQVPVSIDAIRVAPQDYRVVVHSEGTVEPRTESTLIPQVSGQIVAISPTFREGGFFEAGDILVTLDPRDYELAIASAEAQVAQAQSALEQELAQAKVVEGDWRMLGKEAPELGLRKPQIAAARATLLSAESQLERARFDLERTRIRAPYDGQVLEKNVDVGQFVSTGTLLARVYATDYVEIRLPLTDRQLEFVDLPERFRGETAQRGTAGPEVVVKADIGRQLWQWSGRVVRAEGAIDTSTRQLFVVAQVDDPYERVADGQPPLRIGQFVEVEIQGRTLADAFVLPRGAVRDSGDVLIVDADSRLERRPVSVAWTDGEYAIVTRGLEAGDVINVTPLAVAASGTLVAATIDGVPPAPRRRPDVDQVAEGRSQ
- a CDS encoding Crp/Fnr family transcriptional regulator produces the protein MQGFWVGRANCRLCARATRMPFKLLEEKEFGSDLLEVESYAVPRDFPLVAAGDSADAVLAIREGFVKVWQKDSAGAVRIVRLLRAGDMLGLEGLLDDRYDGNATTLSAVKLCHIPRSVLFRLEHKEAALYREIERRWYDQLRRSDLFLLTVARGPSRQRVISLLRYLAAFAAPAPCPHVSRGDMAAMLDIASETAARVVAGLKQAGLLEETPEHLLFDPEKLSGPISKLM
- a CDS encoding sialidase family protein: MKRSILSLVTAVSAVLSIQAAMAQTFDGDVLEFSPAEGPSVVSDGASTNKVKILRTPDGTLFAIYGDTQDVGMMAWNAKAGATQLPTDIVIKYSIDDGVTWSEPLNIDNTAALSSARGILVQEGPPMLDPLTGTPDLVNDPNAVDYPGDSDKPNHRNIGNYLFISFNSKYCPADETRFPGETQRFVTYTELFGVTVPYSCQYASRLVWNPSTKAFNTYEAWGGLPYKTERLTSGMRDAKQDANRGNKFAHVVNWQEDPLGLKLGEAEGPGSGASGANVNNGTDIWYSYLDLLNAAGTGVDPAKFVNGSYTAPVRISRNIFAAQSLEGRDIETHPPGDYDRGNVGASRPNIGQIDDTVVIAYEETKGTQGWEDGKYVRYHAFRFDTPPAGGEHGCIISDPWENARRVRFLTQSASQEVPLLFIYKQGDFTQGGASDIMLRRAVGGFMPENLQPAVDVENCRVSIMDDLDPLYMTVNAPAMNFSGTRAIGGVPGTGQMGESIDTGANMQENALAHRGMMRGSDILVGFSYVPDLARFQILDTEAPYNFMVRRSTDGGATWTDAVNLTPLVTAESGYTVKEPRIVPTPGSGPNCATDPTDCQDPNVIYVAYGLQSNVLEYQEAGDFDIYMAVTFDGGASFSAPKAITGGDALFGVTDEFEDFETQIKLRPDGRASYTVWSGNDGTAKHAMFRSGLVRGDTRAVETTLSGKQSQLTVIPDEQSEALLVDPIWKSPSDYPVQLEGYNLPYGVLEFTVERVDLGGQIEVTLTFPDPLPEGTSYWKFGPTHEDGTEHWYSVPATIDGNTITYVLTDGENGDDDLVVNGIIVDPGAPAVYNPPPVVTPTPVSSSGGGGAFGAGNPVDPALLALALLGLLQIARRRRMLLS
- the arsS gene encoding arsenosugar biosynthesis radical SAM (seleno)protein ArsS (Some members of this family are selenoproteins.) codes for the protein MRDTLPLLLDTDFPAIRRDRLDTLQMNLGYLCNLACLHCHVAAGPTRKELMDRETMEIALEVIARHDIGTLDLTGGSPEMNPHFRWLVETATSRGVHVMDRLNPTIMREPGYEWVGKFLARHGVEAIASLPCYSKENVDAQRGNGVFEASIAALQELNRLGYGEADSGLTLNLVYNPVGASLPPPQAALEEDYKRLLHEEFGIVFNALFTITNMPIKRFGAVLLAKGQYDGYMETLRNAYRAANLKNVMCRNLVSVDYQGFLYDCDFNQMLGLPLGGSEQRPHLRQLLESGDVPRRIAVGGHCYGCTAGQGSSCGGALG